CAATGTAACGTACTTTGTACATGTTTCACTTATACAAAGAttagctttaaaaattaaattttgttttgattgggTCGATACTTTACGAACCACGGTTTcggtaatttttacaattaaatgataaatttcattaatttgattTAGCTTCTTACCCTGAATGTAACAAGCttcaaaaaaaggaatttttttttatattttcattaacaaaaaCCACTATTTCGGGATTTTGGCACCCTTTATTCGgaatttatgaatgaaaaataaatagtttgtgTAATTTTAAACGAGCAGGTTTTCTGTATTCCGAAACTAGTACTGTTtgcacaattttaataaaataattttaacacaaaatttaaacatcaaatttcaaaagttaCTGAAAACATTACCACCcttgtaaaaaaacaatcaatcaTTCTTGTCGTCAAaactcatattaaaaaatatttttttaggaacTTTCAcacatttttcgatttattaaacgatttttataaataaaaaaaacttcgcatttttgtttttctttttaaataatggaataataaatatttactcgaACACTGCGAATTATGGacgtgatttttataaaaatagttgttcataattattaataataacactaaataaaaatatttaaacaaagtgTAATTTGTACTCAGTCACGCTGCAAAATCTAATTTGTCCCATGACATTGTTGATGGTGGCGCTGATAAATCACTAACAGTACCACGAAATTCTTCTAAACCAAACAAATCGAATGGATCTTGTAATAAACTGTTCCCTAACAATGGATCATAGGCATTAATGGAATGACTATAATCACTGTACGATACACTCGTTGGGATCATAGATGTGGCAATCGTTGTCGTTGGAATATTTTGGGGTTGTGTGTTTGTTTCTGTTGGCATTAATGAATCCAACCAATCTGGTTCATCCATGTCCATATTTATATCAGTACACACATCCATTAATTCTTCGGTTGGTGCAACTGTCTCTTGtttcatttgattttgtaaatcCATAACATTTTGTTGGTGATGATCATCCTGCATCTCTTGTTTAAACACTTGATGCGCATGATGATCATGAAGCTGGGGTTGCTGTGATTGTGATTCGTCCATTGCCTCATGATGTTGCGCAACTTGACGATCTAATTCCATATCCAAAGCTGAAAAATCTACTGTATCCAAAGTTTCTAATTCTAATGCTAAATCTTTTAGATCGTTTGGTGTTTGACCTAAGAATAACGCATCTAACGTTGACATTGGACTTTGAGGTgattgatgatgatgatgatcaaTGTGATTTAAATGTTGCTGCTGCTCTTCTTGTTCTTTACGTTGAGCAGCCATTTTTTCATGATGTGACATTGCATCAGAAAGTTCTTTCGACATCTGATCAGATAACGCTTGAGAAATTTCTTGATGATGCACCAAAGGTGAATCTGTTTGCATTTCACAACCATTTGGTGTAATTGGGTCATTGGCAGCACTTGGCGGTAATtcaccatttttaattaatatttctaatacaTCATCCACAATTTGACTTTTTACACTACTTGGTTTCTCCAGCTCAGTAGTAGAAGGTTGTGGCGAATCATCATATTGTGGTGGTAATTGGGGTGGGGGAGGTAATGGAGGAGGTTCTGGAATATTTGTATGTTCAATATTTTGTGAATGTGGAGGCGACGATAGGCTATTATGATGTTGTCGAGTTATTTGAACAACCTCTGGTTGTTGTGGTACTGCTGTAGCCGGTGTCGTGGTTATTACAGCAGCTGGAACTATAGGTATTGCTCCCAAAAAGTTTTGTATAGTTCCAGTTTGTCCATTCACAAGTTTACCTTTTGTTAATTGTAACTGAACTAATGCGGCCTGTTGTCCATTAAGTACTAAACCActcaaatttgcatttttagcAGCATTTTGGAATGCAACGTGTTGTTGTTGACGTAATGCTTGCCTTGCTTGTACATGATGTTGCAACGCAAGTTTTTGTCCATTTGTTACTACATTGACACCATTACGAACTTGCTGTAATTGTAATTGTGATTTTGTTAGCTCTCTTTGTAATTCTTCGATCTTCCTCTGTTGTTCTCGTACGAGGTCGTCATTTGTAATTGGCGTGGACACAGGCGATTCTGGCACTACGTCCATTGAGCCATGGTCACTACTAGCGGGTGATGCCTGTGATTTATTATCGTCTTCTGTTTGAGACTCCTCACTAGGTGTAGGTGGTGGTGGTGTATCCATAATAATATGACCACTGTGTGTAAGAGGTTCCGTAAATGGTTTTAATCTTTCGATAAGTTGTGGTTTTGGACCTGATACTGGCAAGTTGCGGCGTTTTAATTCTGCTTTTAAATCACTAACTTTCATGTCTTCCAATCGACTTAAAGGTCTCGGTAGTGGAGGTGCTTCTGATTGCGATATAGATGTTGTTACTGAAGATGGCGGACTACCAGCTGGAGTATCATCaagattatttgttttttgagcTGCAGGTAAAATAATTTGTGGGTATTTATGTTGCCATTCCAATTGCCATTGGAGGAATAATTGCTGTTGTTCCAACAGTAACTGATAGCTCGTTTCACCATTGGCATTGGGATTGTTTGCTATTGCAGAACTATTTTTTTGTGGAGCATTAGGAGGACCTTTGTATTCATGGAATTTTATTGTTCGTGTTTTTGGTTGTGACTTCAACTttgattttttacgatttttgtcTTTACCAGGTGCTGGTGATGATTGAGCCCTTGGTGTAAGTGGAGTTTGTGGTGTGGCAGGTGATGCTAATGATGATAACGGACTTAATGAGCTTGATGGTGCAGGGCTAGGGGCAGTGGGTGGTGCTACTACAGTAGTTATTGGCAATAAGTTAGCACTAACAGATTGACAAAGTTCTGCAAATGTTAATGAGGCAGGCGCTAGACTAACTACATGCTGTGTTTGTTGAGCTGTTGTGATTGGAACGGCAAGTGAAACAACAATCCCGGCAGATTTAGCAGCTGATTCTATAACATCACTACCCCCACTTCCTCCACCCTCCGAACTACCTTGTGAATCATCTTCCAGCGTCACATAACTATGAGGATGCTGTGGCTTACTAACTTGTCCTTCACATGTAGCTTTGAACGGTATTTTACCAGTTTTAACAGCTTGTTCAATTGGCTCCTCAGTGtggagtatattttttttgattaattctaATGGTCCAGGTCTGTGTGATAACTGATCATTTAATTGGTCAGCTA
The Chrysoperla carnea chromosome 4, inChrCarn1.1, whole genome shotgun sequence genome window above contains:
- the LOC123297826 gene encoding myocardin-related transcription factor A isoform X1, producing MLLSNFTKHQFSLYTLYYQISIELSYIQTTLKVKLMLRRPINQLVAQGIMPPLKTPPAFHEQRKQLERAKTGDMLKAKIQQRPARVELERRHILECSSAPIDPSLAERQRMLKKARLADQLNDQLSHRPGPLELIKKNILHTEEPIEQAVKTGKIPFKATCEGQVSKPQHPHSYVTLEDDSQGSSEGGGSGGSDVIESAAKSAGIVVSLAVPITTAQQTQHVVSLAPASLTFAELCQSVSANLLPITTVVAPPTAPSPAPSSSLSPLSSLASPATPQTPLTPRAQSSPAPGKDKNRKKSKLKSQPKTRTIKFHEYKGPPNAPQKNSSAIANNPNANGETSYQLLLEQQQLFLQWQLEWQHKYPQIILPAAQKTNNLDDTPAGSPPSSVTTSISQSEAPPLPRPLSRLEDMKVSDLKAELKRRNLPVSGPKPQLIERLKPFTEPLTHSGHIIMDTPPPPTPSEESQTEDDNKSQASPASSDHGSMDVVPESPVSTPITNDDLVREQQRKIEELQRELTKSQLQLQQVRNGVNVVTNGQKLALQHHVQARQALRQQQHVAFQNAAKNANLSGLVLNGQQAALVQLQLTKGKLVNGQTGTIQNFLGAIPIVPAAVITTTPATAVPQQPEVVQITRQHHNSLSSPPHSQNIEHTNIPEPPPLPPPPQLPPQYDDSPQPSTTELEKPSSVKSQIVDDVLEILIKNGELPPSAANDPITPNGCEMQTDSPLVHHQEISQALSDQMSKELSDAMSHHEKMAAQRKEQEEQQQHLNHIDHHHHQSPQSPMSTLDALFLGQTPNDLKDLALELETLDTVDFSALDMELDRQVAQHHEAMDESQSQQPQLHDHHAHQVFKQEMQDDHHQQNVMDLQNQMKQETVAPTEELMDVCTDINMDMDEPDWLDSLMPTETNTQPQNIPTTTIATSMIPTSVSYSDYSHSINAYDPLLGNSLLQDPFDLFGLEEFRGTVSDLSAPPSTMSWDKLDFAA
- the LOC123297826 gene encoding myocardin-related transcription factor A isoform X2, giving the protein MADNMGTQSTTATTLTNGGNTILLTTTTTRNNGTPTLSSPRSPESPPKAVVDTSPLQNAMDRNKESLKVKLMLRRPINQLVAQGIMPPLKTPPAFHEQRKQLERAKTGDMLKAKIQQRPARVELERRHILECSSAPIDPSLAERQRMLKKARLADQLNDQLSHRPGPLELIKKNILHTEEPIEQAVKTGKIPFKATCEGQVSKPQHPHSYVTLEDDSQGSSEGGGSGGSDVIESAAKSAGIVVSLAVPITTAQQTQHVVSLAPASLTFAELCQSVSANLLPITTVVAPPTAPSPAPSSSLSPLSSLASPATPQTPLTPRAQSSPAPGKDKNRKKSKLKSQPKTRTIKFHEYKGPPNAPQKNSSAIANNPNANGETSYQLLLEQQQLFLQWQLEWQHKYPQIILPAAQKTNNLDDTPAGSPPSSVTTSISQSEAPPLPRPLSRLEDMKVSDLKAELKRRNLPVSGPKPQLIERLKPFTEPLTHSGHIIMDTPPPPTPSEESQTEDDNKSQASPASSDHGSMDVVPESPVSTPITNDDLVREQQRKIEELQRELTKSQLQLQQVRNGVNVVTNGQKLALQHHVQARQALRQQQHVAFQNAAKNANLSGLVLNGQQAALVQLQLTKGKLVNGQTGTIQNFLGAIPIVPAAVITTTPATAVPQQPEVVQITRQHHNSLSSPPHSQNIEHTNIPEPPPLPPPPQLPPQYDDSPQPSTTELEKPSSVKSQIVDDVLEILIKNGELPPSAANDPITPNGCEMQTDSPLVHHQEISQALSDQMSKELSDAMSHHEKMAAQRKEQEEQQQHLNHIDHHHHQSPQSPMSTLDALFLGQTPNDLKDLALELETLDTVDFSALDMELDRQVAQHHEAMDESQSQQPQLHDHHAHQVFKQEMQDDHHQQNVMDLQNQMKQETVAPTEELMDVCTDINMDMDEPDWLDSLMPTETNTQPQNIPTTTIATSMIPTSVSYSDYSHSINAYDPLLGNSLLQDPFDLFGLEEFRGTVSDLSAPPSTMSWDKLDFAA